The Thermus aquaticus genome segment CCCGCTTCTACACCCCCCGCCCCAGCACCCTCGAGGACCTCATCGCCGTCCGGCGGGAGGTGGAGCGCCTCCAGGGCCAGGGTTACCGCCTGGTGGCCTTTGAGCGCAGGAGGCGGCCTCTGGCCCTGCTGGAGAAGGAGGGCGAGAAGGTGTTGGTGGTGGCCGCCGTGGGCGAGGGCAAGGTGGGAGGACGGGACCTGACGAGGCAGGTGGACCGGGTGGTGGTCCTGGTGCCCGAGCCTGGATGGGCTACGGGCCGGGGCCGCCAGGTGGAGGTGAGAGCCGTATGGACGTGACCGAGATCATGCGCACGGCCATTTGCGACCTTTACCCCCCCCGCCAGGTCATCCTGGCGGTGGCCACCTTTGGCGTGGCCCTGGGAGGCATCCTGATCGCCATCGGAGAGCGGGAGCGGGGCATCGAGTACCTGATCGCCACCTTTCTGGGGGCCGTCTTCGCTTACTACGCCAAGCCGCTCCTTTCCCTGGTGAACCTGGCCCCCGGGTGCTAGGAGGTGCGCGGTGAACGAGGTGCTGTGCGCCATGGCCCGGGTGGTGTGCCTGCTCACCCCTCCCGTGTACTTCGTCCTGGCCGCCGTGGCCCTGGCCGTGGTCCTCATGGGCTACCGGGTGATGAGGGGCGAGCTCCACCGGGTCAAGTGGTCCCTCGTCGCCCTCCTCCTCCTGGCGGGCTTCCTGGCCCCTATCCCCAACGGACAGGGGGGCTACACCGCCGCCTTCTATCCCTTCATCCGCGACCTCACCGGGGGCTACGGGCCCTGCACCTTCCGAGGTCCACCGCCCCCCTACACCCCCAGGCCCGACGAGCGGCCGGTTCGAGGGCTGAGTTGCCGCAGGGCCCCCTGATTCACCTGGGGGCGCCGTTCACCTGGGGTGCGGGGGCCCCAGAGCCGTTCATCTGGGGTGCAGGGGCCCCAGAGAGGAGCGCCCTCCCCTTTCGGGTGAGCCGGTAGGCGGTGCCCACCAGCCTGGGGTCGGGCACCGCCTTGAGTTCTTGCCGCTTTTGGTGGGGCTTCAGCTCCAGGCGCTCCACCCGGAGATAGCCCTCTCCCACAAGCCCCTTGAGGAGGCTCAAGGCGAGGTGCTTCTTGCCCTTCACCTTGGCGCTGACCTGGCCGGCGCGAACCGCCCTCTCCAGGCGCTTGAAGGCCGCGACGGCCCCTACCGTCTTCCCCGAGAGGGCTTCGTCCTTGCCCCCGAAGACCACCTCCAAGACCTTGCCCAGATCGAGCCCCTTCGCAACCGCGGCCCGAAAGCGCTGGGCATCCCGCTTGTCCTTCAACCTCTGGTCCATGGCTCCACCTTCAGTTCCACGGCGCCAGCACCACCTGGGCCGATGGGGGCAGGAGGCCCTCGAGGGTCCGGACCCTTTGGGGGATGGGGACCCCCCAGACCTGGGCCACAAAGCGGAGGGCGAAGGCCTCCCCCTTGGCCCGCACCCGGTTCCGGCTGTACCCCCCCGCGTCGTACTCCACGGCCACGGGGCCCCTGGGGGTGAGCCAGACCCCGTCCGGCTCGTCCACGGGGTGCACCTGTTTGAGGCTGACCCGCCAGACCTCTGGGTCCGGTGGGGCCCCCAAGCGGAGGCGCAGCTCCGCCATCCCCGCCAGGTGGCGCAGGGCGGCGAGGGGGAGGTGGCGCAGGCTTTCGTGCACATAGAAGCGCACAAGCTCAGGCTTGCGGTAGTAGGTGGAGCCCAAGTACCCCCGCACTTCCACGGCCTCCACGGGCCGGGGAAGGTTCCACCGCCTCACCTGCCCTTCCGTCCAGACCCTGTCCACGAGGAAAGGGTGGATGGCCGCCATACCGCCCCCTACTGCCCCAGGACCAAGACGGTGAGGGGGGTACCCTCGGCCACTTCCGCCACCCGCACCACGGCCCGGGTCCCCTGGGGAACGGCGAAGAGGTCCGCCGCCGCCGCGCCCAGGAAGAGCTCCAGAGGGGGAGTCTGGCCCTGCTGCACCACCGTGCCGCCCCCGGGCGTGGTGGTGATGGTGGTCTGCTGGCTCCTAGCCCGGACGTAGTCCGAGAGGCCCCGGAGGGAGCCCCGGACGAGGTCCGCCACCAAGGAGGGGGCCTCCTCCCGCACCTGGGCGGGAAGCCCCTGGGCCATGTCCACCCCCAGGGCCACCGCCCTCACGGGGAAGGCCCGGCCCGCCAGCACCACCTGGTCCAGGGCCAGGTCCACCCGCCGGGTAGGGGAGAGCTTGGCCTTGCCCAGGACGACGGCCCCGTCCTCGGTCTCCACGGCCACGGGCACCTCCTCCCCTTCGGGGACCACCAGCTTCACCGCCAGCCGGCCGGGGACGCGGGTCCCGGGCAGGTAGGGGCTTGCCTGGGGCGCGGTCTGTCCCTGAGGGGCCTGGAGCGTGGCCTGTCTCTGAGCGGCCTGAGGCGAGGGCTGCCCTTGAGGAACCTGGGCGGCCTGGCCCTGAGCCCCGGAGGGAGGGCCAAAGATGTCCGGCATGGCCTGGGCAAAGTAGTTGAGCTGGCCGCCCTGAGCCTGGGGTGGTGGGCTTGCAGGCGCGGGGGTAGCGGCGGGAGTGGGGGCGGCCTTATAGGCCACGAAGGAAGCCATGGGCGGCACCTGGCTGGCCTCCTTCTGCCCCTCGGCCCGGTAGGCGGTCATGGATGGGGCCTGGGCGGCCTGGGCCTGGATGGCGCCCCCCATGCTGGGCTGGGACTGGTTCTCGCCCTGGCCCTGGCCGACCTGACGGGCGTAGGCCTGCAGGGGCACCGCCTGGGGCGCGGCCTGGGCCCCTTGGCCGGCCACGTAGACCGCAAGGGGCGGCCCCGCCACCTCCTGAGGAGCCTGAGCCGCGTAGGCGCCGCTTGCGGCGTAGCCAGAGGTCTGGGGCGGGGGCGGCACCTCCCCTCCAGCCGCCGGGGTTGGGGGCGGGGGGATGGCCTCCTCCGTAGCCTGGGGGTTTGCGGGAGAGGCCGAGGAGGCGCCGCTTTGGGGCTCAGGGGCTCCAGAAGGGGAGCCTGGAGGCGTGGGCGGCTCCTGCCCAGGCGCTTCCGCCATGGGGGGCTGGACGCCCTGGGGGGCCGTGGCCTGAACGGTCTTCGCCTGGGTCGGCTGGGCCTGAGCCGGTTTGGCCTTGGGGCCGCCCAGGTTGCCCAGGCCCCACATGAGGACCGGGATGGCCATGAAGACCGTTACACCCCAGAGGATCTGCTTGGGCCTCGAGGGGACCCACTCCCCGGTGAGCTCGTCGTACCGGCGGAAGAGCCGGTTGGCCAGGTCCCGCAACAGGGCCCGCTTCTTAACCTCGGCCTTGACCTCCTCCTCCGGGGGCTTCACCTGCTCGAACTGGATGCCCTCCTCCAGGAGGGCGGCCACCTCGGGGTCCTGCACCCGAAGCTCCTCCAGGAGCTGGTAGAACTCGGGCTCATCGGGCTCAGGCACCCTGCGCTTCAGCCTCTCCTCTACCTGCTTGCGGACTTCCGGGTCCAGCCTCATGCCCCCATGTTGCCATAGATGGCTAGGTGTGTGCTATACTGGCAACCGCGTGATGCCGAAAGGGGGTGAGAGCGGGAAGGAGAGGCGCCACCGGGGATGAAGGCACCAAGGCACTCAGGCAAGCGAGAGACACGGCACTCAGGCAAGCGAGAGGTAACGCGAAGGAGGACAGCGATGCTGGAAAAGGTCAAGCCCATCTTCGCCAAGGTCAAGGCCTTTCTGGCCACGGAGCACGGCAAGTTCCTGGTAATGGGCCTTCTGGTGAGCGTCCTGCTCATGAGCGGGGTGGCCCACGCCTCCAACTCTGATCCCGCCAGCCAAGCGTTCGGCAACGTAGCCGCAGCCCTTTGCACCATCATCAAGTACCTCAAGGGCCCCATAGGGCTTGGGGTCATCGTCCTGATGTTCGCCATCGGTGGCATCAGCCTGGCCATCGGCGGGCGCAACGCCCTGCCCCTCATGATCGGGGCGGGGATTGGCGGCATCATCGTGGCCGCCGCCCCTTATTTCGCCAAGATGTTCATCAACCCCAGCGAGAGCCTTCCTCAGGCTTGTAACAACGTCCTCTAAGGAGGGAGAGATGCTCAGGCTTCGGGTGTGGCGGCTTTACCAGCCCCTGACGCTCCTGGGGCTAGAGATGTGGCAGCTCTTCGTGGGCATGGTGGCCATGGTCCTGGGGCTTCAGCTGGGGGGGATGCTGCCACACCCGGCTCTGGGCCTGGTCTTGGCCGGGGCTATGGGCTACGCCGCCATCAAGTTCTCCGACCGGCTCAAGCTCCTTTACCCCGGGGCGAGCCTCTGGCAGGAGATCACCTGGCTAACCCAGAAGGAGCGGTACCGGCCCGAGCGGGACGAGGACACCACGCCCCTGATCTATGACGAGCGCTTCCAGGACTAGCCTTTTCGGTAAGGCGCGGGAGGACTCCCTGACCGCGCTTTTGCCCTACTGGGAGATCCAGGACGGCCTCATGGTTCTGAACGACGGCCGAGTGGAGCTGGGGGTGGGCCTGGAGATGTCCCCCACCCTCTTCGTCCACACAGCCTATATGGAGGGCTTCGTGGGGGTGGTGAAGAGCCTCTTGCGCTCAGGGGTGCCCGAGGGTACCAGGGCCAGGCTCATCGTGGAGGTCTCCCCCGCCCACCCCTCCCGGGTGCAGCACTACGCCGCGGGGTGGGCCCCCTCTCACCCCACGGCCCGCTTCCTGCACGAGCGGCGGGCCGAGGCCTGGTGGTCCAGGTGGCAGCGGGAGGAGATCCTGGAGAAGCGGATCTACCTCACCGTGCTCTTCGGGAAGCGCCGGGGGAGGCGGCGCATCCCCTTCACCAAGGAGGAGTGGCAGGAGGTGGTGGCCGAGGCCAAGCGCATCCAGGAGCGCATCGTCCAGATCGCGTCCGCCTACCGCATCCGGGCCTTCCCCTTGGGGGACCAGGACATATTCGCCCTGGCCTACCGCTACCTGAACCCCGCCCTGGCCCTCTCGGAAGTTCCCGAGTACCGCCAGACCTGGCAGCGCTACCCCAGGGAGGCCATCCGGCGCATAGAGTCCCTGAGGCCCCCCACGCTGAGAGCCCAGCTCCTCAAGGGGGAGGTGGACAACAGCTACCGGGACGCCCTCTACGTGGGGGGCATGTGGGCCGGCATCCTCTCCATGTACACGGTGCCGGACGAGACCTACGCCGAGATGGGGGACGTGCTGGCCTTGGCGGGGGGGAGCCGCTTCTACCTGGTCATGGACTTCCTCCACGAGCCCCACGAGCTGGCCCTCAGGGCCCTCAAGGCCAGGGCCAGGCGGTACTACTCCGCCAGCCAGTCGGGCACCTACGTGGACCCCAACGTGCGGGTGGGCCAGGTGGAGACGGAGGGGGCCATCACCCACATCTCCCAGACGGGGGTCCCTCATAGCACCTGGGTCTGGGGCCATGGCCGTCTTCAAGTCCTTGGGCCCCCCGGTACGCCTCCCTCCCCCGGGAGGGGCACCGGGTCCTGAGGGAGATCCTCCAGGAGGCCCTCCGCCGCCTGGAGCGGGCCCNNNNNNNNNNNNNNNNNNNNNNNNNNNNNNNNNNNNNNNNNNNNNNNNNNNNNNNNNNNNNNNNNNNNNNNNNNNNNNNNNNNNNNNNNNNNNNNNNNNNNNNNNNNNNNNNNNNNNNNNNNNNNNNNNNNNNNNNNNNNNNNNNNNNNNNNNNNNNNNNNNNNNNNNNNNNNNNNNNNNNNNNNNNNNNNNNNNNNNNNNNNNNNNNNNNNNNNNNNNNNNNNNNNNNNNNNNNNNNNNNNNTGCAGGTTCATCAGCTTCTACGACCTGGGGTCCGTGCGCTGGCTGTGCACCGCCCACCGGACGGTCAAGAAGGCCATACGCTACTTTGACCAGCTCCAGTACATGTGGGAGGACTTCAAGAGCCAGGCCATGTACTACGGCACCGGCCTGGCCTTGGACTGGCTGGGGAAGAGCCTGGGCCTGCACCAGCTGAACCCCCTGGTGGACGAGGTGGACCGGGCCCTGGACGGCTTCATGAGCGACATCCGGCGGCAGAAGAACGCGATCCTCAGGGCCTTGGCCAGGGCGAGGCAAAAGCAGCTGGCGGAGATCTACGGCTGGACCCCGGACGGGGACCCCCTCTACTGGGGGCCTGAGTGGTGGGCCAAGCTCATCTCCGGGGTGGTGCCCCAGCTGGGCTTCCAGGCCACGGAGCAGAGCCTCAAGGACCTCCAGCGCACGGCCCAGCTCCTGGAAAACCAGTCCCGGGTGGCCGAGAACGTTCAGAACCAGCAGGAGAACACCAAGCCGGAGAACGTCTTCCAGGACCTCTGGGACACGCTGGGGGCCGTCTGGAACTTCATCAGCGAGGCCATTCAGAAGGGCTGGACTGCCCTCACCGGTATAAGCGGCGCCAGCGCCGACGCGGGCGTACCCCTACCCACGGCGGGCCCGGCCGCCCCTCAGAGCGCCTCCACCCCCCAGGCCGCGCCCTCTGCCCAGAGCAACCCCAGCGCCCAGGGGGCCGTGAGGGCCGCCTCGGGCAACGACCCCACCACCCCCGGCATCTCCGAGACCCTCATCGCCGAGGCCGAGAGCGCGCCCTCCACCCGGGAGGTGACGGAGGTGCTGGTGAAGGGCTTTGCCGAGATGCTTCGCCTGGAGGGCATGAACAGCATGCGGGCCATCCAGGAGATGCGCAACCTGGCTGCCCAGCAGGCCATGACCGTGGAGCAGCTTTCCCAGGTCAACCAGAACCTGGTGGAGCTCATCAAGAAGCAGGAGCAAAGCGCCGAGGACCAGCTTCGCCAGGCTATGGCCATGGTGGCCTCCCAGGCGGAGAAGACCTCGGCCAAGTACGTGGTGGCCGGGGAGGCCCTGGCCATGCTGGCCCGGCAGTGGCGGGCGGGGGCCGGCACCCCCCCCAACACCCGAGGTGGCCCGTGAAGCTTGACCGCATCCTGCTGGCGCTTTTGCCCTTCGCCTTCCTCCTGGCCCTGGCCGACCCACCGCCCATGCCTCAGGGCCAGATAGACCAGGGGGTCAGGGACTTTGTCCTGGGAGTCCTGGGGGCCATGCTGAACCTCAACGACTGGATCGCCCTCTTCCAGGCCTCCCTCAGGGACTTCCAGAGCGGGGCGTACTCCATCGGGCGGGGGCTCATCGTCCTGGGCCTGGTCTGGGGTCTGATCCGGGCGGTGTACTACGGCAGCCTCGAGGAGGTCCTCGCCAGCATGGCCCGGGTGGTCCTGGCGGGGGCCTTCCTGTGGTTGGGGGAGGCCCTGGACAGCGCCTTCGGGGGAACCGACGGCATCTACAAGGCCGTTACCAACACGTTCCGCACCGAGATGGCGGACGCCATCACGGAGGCCTCCAACAACCTCAAGGCCCTAGGGACGGTCATCAACCCCCTCTTCACCATCGTGGCCATCGTGGAGGCGGGCATCACCCACATAGCGGGCACGGCCCTGAACGAGGGCGCCAACAGCCCGGAGTGGGTGCAGAAGGTGCTCGCGGGCATCGGGGCGGCCAGCCAGCTCCTCAACCCCGCTTCCTTGATGATCCTGCCCTTCATCGTGATCACCATGGTCCTCACGGTGATCATCAGCACCATGTTTCTCCTGGCCAGCGCCTTCTGGCCCATCGTGGCCGGGAGCCTGGCCCTGCCCATCGGCCTCGGGCCGAGCCTCTTTGGGCGGTGGCTCAGCGTGGTGGTGTGGGCCTTCATCATGGGGGCCATCGGGCCCTTCGTGGTGCGGGCCGGCCTGGAACTCGGGGTCTCCCGGCCCGCCGCCTACATCGCCAGCCAGGCCAAGGAGATCGTGGACAACACCGTGAGGGAGCTGAAGACCCAGTTCCGGGAAAACCGGCGCATCGTGGCGGAAAGCATCTACCAGGTCTCCGCTCAAAACGGCTGGGACCCCACCAAGTGCGGCTACGAGGTCTTCATCGACACCGACGGCAAGATGAACTGGCGGCCCACGCAGGCCAACATCACCGACCAGATCTTCTCTGCCCGGGCCTGCACGATCCTCACCTGGGAGGTGCGCAAGAACTACATCCGGGACGCCGGGGTGATGGTGGTGGGCTTGGGTAAGGGCCTGGTGGACATGTTCCAGGCCTGGGCCCAGACCCTGATGATGACCGTGGGCGGCATGGCGGCGGGGCTCCTCATCGCCGGGTACCTGGCCAGCCTGGTGGCCACCTTCTTCGGGGGCCTGGGGCTGGCGGTAACGGCGGCGGCCTTGGGCTACGCCACCCGGACGGCCGCGGGGGCCATCGCCGGCATAGGCGGCGTGGGCGCGGCGGTCGGAGAGGTGGGCCAGGGCCTGGCCGGCGCCGCCAGGAGCGCGGCGGGGGCGGCGGGAGCCGCCGGGAGCGCCTTGGCTTCGGCAGGCGCCCGAGCGGTGGAGCGGGTTGGCGGGTGGGTGATGGACCGTAGCCCAAGCGGCCTGCCCCCCAGCTACGAGCGCACCACCGAGGCCCCTCCCGCCTGGATGCACCGCGGAGGTGCGGAGAGCGTGCCCATGGTGGTCAGGGGTGGCGGCACCTCCATCACCGCTGGGGGTGAGGGAAGCCCCAGGTACACCATTCCCCAGGCGAGTCCGCCCGTGAGCTATAGGGGAGGCCCCGCCCCCGTGGCCTCTGAGGGCTGGATCTCCCGGGCCGCCGAGGCCAGGCCGCCTTCGGTGCAAGGGAGCGGGCCCACAGAGCCAACCATTCCGGCAACAGGGCCGACCGCCCCGACCGGCGGGACGCCCTCCTACGAGCCACCCGGGCGGTGGGCTGGGCGGAGCGGGAACTGGGTAAAGCCCCCTGATAAGAATGACGGGTGAGGAGGCGAAGCCATGAAGGTTTGGGTTGACGAGATCGCCAAGTGGGTGGTGGCCGAGCCGCTGCCCCCCGTGGAGTACGGGATGGACGAGGGGGCCCTCGAGGCCCTTCTGGCAAGGCCCCTGGCCCCGGAGAACCCGGGCCGGTGGGTGGCGCGGGGGGCCCTTTGGGTCAAGAGGGAGCCTTTACCCGCCTTGGAGTACAGGATGGACGAGGCGGAGCGGGCGGCCCTCTTGGAGAGGGCTACCGCCCCCAGAAACCCAGGCCGGTGGATTGACCGGGCCCGGAAGGATGCAGGAAAGCCTCTTTGAAACCCCGCCCTGGCTGAAGGCCCTCAGGGCTTTTGGCTTCCTCTTCTTCCTCGCCAGCCTGGCGGCCACCTTCTACGTGGGGCTTCGGGGGGGCCTCGAGGCCGCCGACCAGATGGCCAAGGCGGGGTGGGACGCCGCCATCGGCCGGCCCGGGGCCAGGGGCCTGGAGTTCGCCGCCGCCTGCATGTTGCGGGTGGACTCCCCTTGCGGGGCCGCCCTCAACGACCTCTGGATGGCCCGGCTCAACTACGACCTCCTCAGGCTCCTCCTGGTGGTGGGCTTCGTAGGGGGCCTTTCCCCCTTCGTCTACCAGCCCAAGCGGCCCAGGAAGCTTCCCGGCCTGGGGAGGTGGGCCACGGAGGCGGACCTGGCCCCCTACCTGACCCCCAAAGGCGCTGGGTGGTACGGCCAGGTGGGGCGGCGGCCGGTCCGGGTCCCCGAGGCCCAGCGGGTGGCCCACACCCTGGTGGTGGGCAAGCCCGGCCACGGCAAGACCTCGGGCTACTACCTGCCCAACCTCCTCCTGGACGCCAAAGACGGGTGGGGCGCCATCGTCTACGACCTCAAGTTCCCCGACCGTGGGGGGCTCATGGAGGCCATGGCCTACTACGCCCACCACGGCCGGCCCGTCTACCCCTTCACGCCCTGGGGGGAGAGGTCCTTCCGCATCAACTTCTTGGAGGGCGCGGAGGACATCACCCAGGCCAAGCTCATCGCCGAGATCTTCGTGCCCCGAAACCCCAAGGTGCCGGACTCCAAGGAGTTCTACCCCGGGCTGGAGCGGACCCTCCTCCAGGGCCTCATCCACGCCGAGGGGGTGGAAGGGCGGTACTCCCTGGCCCACATCTACCGGGTCCTGGGGGACGGGGTGGCCGGCCTCAAGGCCTACGTGGAGGTGCGGCCCTACCTGCAGGTGGAGCTCAAGACCCTCCTGGAGATGCGCCAGGACCAGCTGGCGGGGATTCTGAACGGGGCCAGGAACCGGCTTTCCATATGGCTTGACCCCGGCCTGGCCGCCTGCACCGAGCCGGGGCCCATGGAGGTCCCCTGGGACCGCTTCTTTGAGGAGCCCTCCCTGCTCTACATCGGCGTCCCTCAGGAGCTCATCGGCGACAACGCCTCGGGGTACGTGCTCCTCAAGCTCCTCAAGCGCATCGTGGACCTCAAGACCCTGCAGTACGCCAACCGCCACGGCGGCAGGCTCAAGGTGCCCCTCTCCGTGTACTGGGACGAGTTCCCCAACTTCGGCTTCCTCCCCGGGATCAAGGAGAACCTGGGGACCATGCGCTCCAGGCGGGTGGCCTACCACATCGCCGTGCAGAACACCGACCAGGGCCGGGCGGTCTACGGGGACGACGAGTGGGAGGCCATAGAGGGCACCTTCGCCCAGCGGGTCTACTTCCTCTCCGGGCTTTCCGACAACGACGCCGCGCGGCTTTCCGAGGTCCTGGGGCAGACCACGGTCGTGCAGGAGGCCCGGGGCGTGAGCCGGAAGGGGGTCCTGCCCTTCCCCACGGGCCGCACCATGGGCGAGCGGGAGGTGGCCAGGCCCCTCCTTTCCCCCGAGGAGATGCGCACGAGCCGGAAGGGGGAGGCAGTGGTCCTCCTGGAGGGCACGCCCCCGGCCCGGATAGAGCTCTTCGGCATGTGGCGGAAGGAGCACCTCCTGCACGGGCTTTGGGCCAAGGCGCGAAAGGCGGAGCCTCCCCAGGCGGGGGCCCCGGTGCCGAGGGAGCAGGTGCGGGTGGTGCCGCCTTCCTCCAGCCAGGGGGTGGGCGCCCCCGACACCGCTCCCTGGGCCGCCGACCCCTCGAGGCCCGAGGCCCTTCTCCTCTACCTGGAGGCCCTGACCCGGCGCACGCCCCGGTTCAAGCGCTACTACGCCGGGACCCAGACCACCCGGCTGGACTTCTACCTCCCCTCGGACTTCCCCCTGCCCGAGCCGGCCTGGGCCAAGCTGGGCTGGTGCGAGATGGAGGGCGAGAGGCTTTCCCTGACCCAGAAGGGCCTCCAGGCCATGGAGGAGGCGGACCGGGAGGGCGCGCGGGCCCTGGTGCGCTGGTGCCGGGTGCTGGAGCGCTGGTACAAGGCCCACGGCGAGCCCCCGCCCGAGGTGGTGGCCTTCCCCAGGGGGGAAGGGGAGAGGGTCCTCCTGGGCCGGGTGTGCGGCGAAGCGGTGGAGGTGCGGGATGAGGAGATTCTGGTTCGTCCTGGTCTTGGCCTTGGGGGTCTCCGCTGCCCAAGGCGAGGTGAAGGCCC includes the following:
- a CDS encoding TrbC/VirB2 family protein, translated to MLEKVKPIFAKVKAFLATEHGKFLVMGLLVSVLLMSGVAHASNSDPASQAFGNVAAALCTIIKYLKGPIGLGVIVLMFAIGGISLAIGGRNALPLMIGAGIGGIIVAAAPYFAKMFINPSESLPQACNNVL
- a CDS encoding TraC family protein produces the protein MTSASRTSLFGKAREDSLTALLPYWEIQDGLMVLNDGRVELGVGLEMSPTLFVHTAYMEGFVGVVKSLLRSGVPEGTRARLIVEVSPAHPSRVQHYAAGWAPSHPTARFLHERRAEAWWSRWQREEILEKRIYLTVLFGKRRGRRRIPFTKEEWQEVVAEAKRIQERIVQIASAYRIRAFPLGDQDIFALAYRYLNPALALSEVPEYRQTWQRYPREAIRRIESLRPPTLRAQLLKGEVDNSYRDALYVGGMWAGILSMYTVPDETYAEMGDVLALAGGSRFYLVMDFLHEPHELALRALKARARRYYSASQSGTYVDPNVRVGQVETEGAITHISQTGVPHSTWVWGHGRLQVLGPPGTPPSPGRGTGS
- a CDS encoding type IV secretory system conjugative DNA transfer family protein, whose protein sequence is MQESLFETPPWLKALRAFGFLFFLASLAATFYVGLRGGLEAADQMAKAGWDAAIGRPGARGLEFAAACMLRVDSPCGAALNDLWMARLNYDLLRLLLVVGFVGGLSPFVYQPKRPRKLPGLGRWATEADLAPYLTPKGAGWYGQVGRRPVRVPEAQRVAHTLVVGKPGHGKTSGYYLPNLLLDAKDGWGAIVYDLKFPDRGGLMEAMAYYAHHGRPVYPFTPWGERSFRINFLEGAEDITQAKLIAEIFVPRNPKVPDSKEFYPGLERTLLQGLIHAEGVEGRYSLAHIYRVLGDGVAGLKAYVEVRPYLQVELKTLLEMRQDQLAGILNGARNRLSIWLDPGLAACTEPGPMEVPWDRFFEEPSLLYIGVPQELIGDNASGYVLLKLLKRIVDLKTLQYANRHGGRLKVPLSVYWDEFPNFGFLPGIKENLGTMRSRRVAYHIAVQNTDQGRAVYGDDEWEAIEGTFAQRVYFLSGLSDNDAARLSEVLGQTTVVQEARGVSRKGVLPFPTGRTMGEREVARPLLSPEEMRTSRKGEAVVLLEGTPPARIELFGMWRKEHLLHGLWAKARKAEPPQAGAPVPREQVRVVPPSSSQGVGAPDTAPWAADPSRPEALLLYLEALTRRTPRFKRYYAGTQTTRLDFYLPSDFPLPEPAWAKLGWCEMEGERLSLTQKGLQAMEEADREGARALVRWCRVLERWYKAHGEPPPEVVAFPRGEGERVLLGRVCGEAVEVRDEEILVRPGLGLGGLRCPRRGEGPHPSGGLGDRQAGHGGGPGADEPPGPEAHRGGPEGGEGAEGGEGVLAHHDGGANP